The nucleotide window GGCTTTTGGACTAAATGGCATTGCATGGGAAACACGAAACGAACACTAGGAGAACTTGCAGTCCTGAATTGATTTCCAAGGATCTGGCAAAAGCATCTGAAGTCACAGAGGTTAAATTCCCTCGGGTTCCATTTCAACAATTATCGTTCGATTCTTTAGTTATTCGCATAGCAACTCTTCAGGAGAGTTAATGCGCAAGACTTCGAAGTTTATATCACCAATAACAAATAAGATTGCTAATTAGACTGAAAGATTTCCTTCAAACGTGATCTCATGAATCAGGCACATTATTTGATAATATAGTGTCATTCTACAACAATGATCAACAATGGACTTCTTGAAAATCATTGAATACCTTCACTAATTGAAGGAAGAAGGTAATTCTCTGTATCGACACCTGAAACAGAACTGAAAAAATCTCCTTTGATTATCCTCCCTCCCTTGAGTATATTGGATTCTAGATTTCCAAGTGTGAGAAAACAGAATGCATAGCTAATAACAAACtcgttttcgttttctttgctaTAAAAGGAAAATTGGTGTGCAAATCTTGTTCTATTCCTCCATCAATTGATACCCTCGAGTCGACTGCACTACTGGGTAAGTGTTTCTTTCACTATATATTGTTGCCTCTCATTTTCGATGATCAAAGTGAAGGAGAGAGTATTGTCACTGTACACCAGTTCAATTTTTATGCTGAAAACtaaatttttctttgctttagtTAGTAGGAACCATGAATAGAATATATGCATTGATGTTGGTAATTTGGagcagtttcttttcttttcctcagTCAAAAGGTGAGGAGCAACTTGGCCCGTTTTGTTGATTATATTTTGTATGATGATTCTCCATTTCATGTGTTTAATTGTGTCTGGATACCATGATCGTGCCATCATTCCAAACATGTTCTTCTTTGGAGCACTTAAGTTATTTTCCCTCATTCATTCAAACTTTTCCTAGTCTTCAAAGAAGTCTGTTATGGAAAGTACGGATGTTTCAGCAAAGCTCCGCCATTTGATGACCGGTTGGTGATGTCTCCGCAAGACCCATCCATCGTGAACACCACATTTTCCCTCTACACAAGATCAAACAGCCACAACGCCCAAATGATAGACGATGAAGACGAAGAAAAGCTTTATGActccaattttgaaatatcaaagaGAACGATAATCATTTCCCATGGCTGGACAGGTACTAAAGAAATCCATTCTCAGTTTCCTGCTTTAGTTCTTAACAACTACTCCCACAAATGCCTCATGGAGGAGAGTTGAAAACAGATCAtttgaaaacaagaacaacaaatcaTGCCAAGTGTAAgtcacttttctttctttctgtttttgcttGAGTAGAAGATGGAAATGGTCACAACGGATGGGAAAGACGAATGAAGGATGCTCTTTTACAACGAGAGGATTGCAATGTCATTTGTATTGATTGGGCTGGTGGTGCCAAGAGACTATACGAACAGTCTGTTGGAAACACACGGCTCGTCGGAGCAGAAATTGCAGAACTCGTCAAGTTTATAATCAACAAAAATGGTGGTTCAAAGCATTTAGCAGATCGGTTTTACATTATTGGATTCAGTCTTGGTGGTCAGATTGCTGGGTATGCTGGAAAATCTCTTCGTGAC belongs to Acropora muricata isolate sample 2 chromosome 9, ASM3666990v1, whole genome shotgun sequence and includes:
- the LOC136928946 gene encoding pancreatic lipase-related protein 2-like, encoding MNRIYALMLVIWSSFFSFPQSKVFKEVCYGKYGCFSKAPPFDDRLVMSPQDPSIVNTTFSLYTRSNSHNAQMIDDEDEEKLYDSNFEISKRTIIISHGWTEDGNGHNGWERRMKDALLQREDCNVICIDWAGGAKRLYEQSVGNTRLVGAEIAELVKFIINKNGGSKHLADRFYIIGFSLGGQIAGYAGKSLRDNGMLLGRITGLDPASPYYTDRDPEVRLDPTDAKYVDVIHTNLPIIGTEQRVGHIDFFPNGGSVQPGCFTNKPLDVIFTTSCHHLRAPEYYIATVQNQCSWKAYPCSSYLWFWSGLCNRCYGECPSMGYSADKTKHTGSYFLDTTSKKPFCAAR